A genome region from Littorina saxatilis isolate snail1 linkage group LG16, US_GU_Lsax_2.0, whole genome shotgun sequence includes the following:
- the LOC138950174 gene encoding dynein axonemal heavy chain 6-like, protein MFCSDGEIPWDTLIYITGEITYGGRVTDFLDQRCLRTVFKTFFNPRTLDPGYKYSPSGIYYAPQLDTLAEYRQYIEELPQNDEPEIFGMHENANIAFQTQETNALINTILEVQPRQSSGGTGKSNDEIAIDLCDNILGKLINKLDIELASQEMFQPDSKGRLNSLTTVLEQEVDRFNKLLKVIKNSLEQLQKAIKGFVVMSEELDMVFSAFLNNQVPELWSNASYPSLKPLGSWVTDLVLRCAFIDSWIRQGAPKSFWLSGFFYTQGFLTGTLQNYARKFELPIDHLSFQYTIMRQYRDQKVVTEQMAALKFGEEMDLDKELDAPPDGVLVHGLFCDGMRWDDDIMKVTDAVKGVMNSPLPVIHMVPQMDYEPDESCYTSPLYKTSARAGVLSTTGHSTNYVVAIHLPSCQSQDYWIAKGAALLCQLSE, encoded by the exons ATGTTCTGCTCTGACGGTGAGATTCCCTGGGACACGCTCATCTATATCACTGGcgag ATCACGTATGGCGGGCGCGTGACGGACTTCCTGGATCAGAGATGTCTGCGTACGGTGTTCAAGACCTTCTTCAATCCCAGGACGCTGGACCCCGGCTACAAGTACTCGCCCTCCG gtATCTACTACGCGCCTCAGTTGGACACGCTGGCCGAGTACCGGCAGTACATCGAGGAGCTGCCGCAGAACGACGAGCCAGAGATCTTCGGCATGCACGAGAACGCCAACATCGCGTTCCAGACGCAGGAGACCAACGCACTCATCAACACAATCCTGGAGGTGCAGCCCCGCCAGTCGTCCGGTGGCACCGGCAAGTCCAACGACGAGATCGCCATCGACCTCTGCGACAACATCCTGGGCAAACTCATCAACAAGCTGGACATCGAGCTAGCCAGTCAGGAGATGTTCCAG CCGGACAGCAAGGGACGTCTCAACTCGCTGACCACCGTGCTGGAACAGGAGGTTGACCGCTTCAACAAACTGCTCAAAGTCATCAAG AACTCGTTGGAGCAGCTGCAGAAGGCCATCAAAGGCTTCGTGGTGATGAGCGAGGAGTTGGACATGGTCTTCTCCGCCTTCCTCAACAACCAG GTACCCGAGTTGTGGTCAAACGCCTCCTACCCGTCCCTGAAGCCGCTGGGTAGCTGGGTGACGGACCTGGTGCTGCGCTGTGCCTTCATCGACAGCTGGATCCGACAGGGGGCGCCCAAGTCATTCTGGCTCTCCGGGTTCTTCTACACACAGG gATTCCTGACGGGCACCCTGCAGAACTACGCCCGCAAGTTTGAGCTTCCCATCGACCACCTCAGCTTCCAATACACCATCATGCGGCAGTACCGCGACCAGAAGGTCGTCACCGAGCAGATGGCCGCCCTCAAGTTTGGAGAGGAGATGGACCTCGACAAAGAG CTGGATGCGCCACCGGACGGGGTGCTGGTCCACGGGCTGTTCTGTGACGGCATGCGGTGGGACGACGACATTATGAAGGTCACGGATGCGGTCAAGGGCGTGATGAACTCTCCGCTCCCCGTCATCCACATGGTGCCCCAGATGGACTACGAGCCCGACGAGTCCTGCTACACCTCCCCACTCTACAAGACTTCCGCCCGCGCTGGCGTTCTCTCCACGACAG GTCACTCCACTAACTACGTGGTGGCCATCCACCTGCCGTCCTGCCAGTCCCAGGATTACTGGATAGCCAAGGGAGCCGCTCTTTTGTGCCAGCTCAGTgaatag